A part of Aegilops tauschii subsp. strangulata cultivar AL8/78 chromosome 2, Aet v6.0, whole genome shotgun sequence genomic DNA contains:
- the LOC141041240 gene encoding uncharacterized protein, whose protein sequence is MGEVDLGDVVLSWSIRDINDDDLYRGKVETIPCKFSSLDHYLQSYRPPLIEETRSDLCSCLELISEAPSSKILFMKVAGKPGLYFMDVDFWDNGAGFSAEAYTARSGDIFILSSSKPESAEDLNRYGVTYCLAMVTEVSLDDEYHKAFRVKVAKDIGLEEDLSKFRHAIFLSNIMTSIRIWKALSYDTHMDNNFTVIKSLLAPTNLGEDVCGICNEQDEGPLPSLTEQLLSIKLNQSQVDAIESVISAVRCRHMNLLKLIWGPPGTGKTKTNLKDFNQHIDKNGLPFSLGDVVLFGNKQRMDITEDLQEVFLDFRVDELLECFSSLSGWNYRIASMVSFFDDCALRYDMLLEDDGNSDPVSFLDFIKKQFDVAAIALKRCIVNLLVHLPRRYAKKLASYRMNPCISLFPNAQFYERKILDGSNVLSPSYNKDYRGLPFGSYTLINVTDGREDKEGTGNSRRNMVEVAVVLHLIQTIFKCWKSTGKALSVGVVSPYSSQVDAINARLGKKYDTCDGFHVRVKSIDGFQGEEDDVIILSTVRSNGKGVVGFLADKQRTNVALTRAKHCLWVVGNAHTLYKSGTVWTDLVSDAQRRKCVFNATNDAALCKLVLQVKKVLDELEDLLNADSAVFSNTRWKGHVLLYTMVIVSDEFRKSFTKLKSSQLRREILQKLIKLGDGWRTTVRNLDIPGVSHLAKAYKIRDLYLIWSTDVEKSEGRKLEVPMVWDVEPDIIRYKKDCRVDAQEELDLVDTSYAMENSKVRESFLLMKFYSLSSGVAKHLLTAADGSEVDIPFELTDEEKMIIQFPLTSFILGRFGSGDVSDQPSILHMHDIFDDQEEFTEIPDNFSNLPHEHYPLTITYRKFLMMLDGTFRISFFDVIYGELKSSIDRWHSNSRALQTFIESKEVTYEKFAASYWPRFNADLSKNLDASTVFTEIISHIKGRYQASNPYIGKLGRQDYVMLSDKRFSSLNSEKRDRIYNIFNTYESMKSTAREFDLSDFFNSLHISLVSEGYSGDLVDFVYIDEVQDLTMTQIALLKYVCKNFKEGFLFAGDTAQTIARGIDFRFEDIRSLFYTAFLSETEVFNQGIQHGKQVQLSDMFQLTQNFRTHCGILHMAQSIMSLLYFFFPSSVDKLNPETGLVYGEAPVLLESGNDESAIMAIFGEIKSKHGNTHAEQVILVRDDATKKQIVDLVGKQALVLTIVECKGLEFQDVLLYNFFGSSPLRNKWRVLYSYMKDKDIIAQSGEISHPDFDRSKHHLLCSELKQLYVAITRTRQRLWICENTDDYCRPMFDYWKKLRLVEVRLLDPSLIQAMQTGSSADDWRLRGTKLFNEGQFEMATMCFEKAGDAYREKWARAAGLVAIAERATSSNLENGKAPMQKASEIYESIGMHEKAATCYIKLGDYKKAGMLYMQKCGASRLEDAGDCFAMTECWLEAAKVFFKAKCYTKCLSMCSKGKLFDLGLQFLQQLKEEHLLENSKSLEVSAIRKTYLESCAQHYSEHGDIKHMMPFVRAFSSMDHVRAFLKSKNLLEELFSLEVDRGNFLEAAGIAKQKGHIIREVDMLEKADKTEDATRLLLLHIIADSFWSSNSRGWPPKRYPEKEHLLARTKEMAKKVSECFYCFVCLQADALSDMNKSLPSLNCIFLEGRKCGNLFAEFIASRSILHVHLQSQVSGYNLELGPGSEDESGCNDMVARNQISPETLAYAWNHWKSIIIKVLSHLRHTDGPELNEYEDLALSTLG, encoded by the exons ATGGGGGAGGTGGATTTGGGCGACGTGGTGCTCTCCTGGTCCATCCGGGACATCAACGACGACGACCTCTACCGGGGCAAG GTTGAGACTATTCCCTGCAAATTCAGTTCACTTGATCACTATCTCCAATCATATCGTCCTCCACTGATTGAAGAAACAAGGTCGGATCTATGCTCATGCCTTGAACTCATCAGTGAAGCGCCCTCGTCGAAAATACTTTTCATGAAGGTAGCAGGAAAACCAGGATTATACTTCATGGATGTGGACTTTTGGGACAATGGTGCTGGCTTTTCTGCTGAGGCATATACGGCGAGGAGTGGTGATATATTCATTTTGTCTAGCTCGAAACCTGAATCTGCAGAGGACCTTAACCGCTACGGTGTGACATATTGCTTGGCAATGGTTACTGAGGTTTCTTTGGATGATGAATACCACAAGGCTTTCAGAGTTAAAGTTGCAAAGGATATTGGTTTGGAAGAAGACTTGAGTAAATTCAGACATGCAATATTTCTCAGTAATATCATGACAAGCATACGGATATGGAAAGCACTTTCCTATGACACGCACATGGATAACAATTTCACAGTAATCAAGTCGCTGTTAGCCCCAACAAATTTG GGTGAAGATGTGTGTGGTATCTGCAATGAACAGGATGAGGGCCCTTTGCCTTCTTTGACAGAGCAGTTACTTTCGATTAAACTTAATCAGTCACAAGTGGATGCTATTGAATCTGTGATCTCAGCTGTACGATGTAGGCATATGAACCTCTTGAAACTTATATGGGGTCCACCAGGTACTGGAAAGACCAAGACT AACTTGAAGGATTTCAACCAGCACATTGACAAAAATGGTCTACCCTTTTCTCTTGGAGACGTCGTGCTGTTTGGGAACAAGCAGCGAATGGACATCACCGAGGATCTTCAGGAAGTTTTCTTGGATTTTCGTGTGGACGAACTTCTTGAGTGCTTTTCCTCGTTGTCTGGATGGAACTACAGAATAGCTTCAATGGTGTCCTTTTTTGATGACTGTGCTTTACGTTACGACATGCTTCTTGAGGATGATGGGAATAGTGATCCTGTCAGCTTCCTGGACTTCATAAAGAAGCAGTTTGATGTGGCAGCAATAGCTCTTAAGAGATGCATAGTGAATTTGTTGGTTCACCTTCCCCGAAG GTATGCAAAGAAGCTGGCTTCG TATCGCATGAATCCTTGTATTAGCCTGTTTCCAAATGCTCAGTTTTATGAGAGGAAGATTTTAGATGGTTCAAATGTCCTGTCTCCTAGCTATAACAAGGATTATAGAGGCCTCCCATTTGGCAGCTACACTCTTATAAATGTCACTGATGGTAGGGAAGACAAAGAGGGCACAGGAAACAGCCGACGAAACATGGTTGAAGTTGCTGTTGTTCTGCACCTCATCCAAACTATCTTTAAAT GTTGGAAAAGTACAGGCAAAGCGCTTAGCGTTGGTGTGGTCTCTCCATATAGTTCTCAAGTTGATGCAATTAATGCTAGACTTGGCAAAAAATACGACACATGTGATGGCTTTCATGTGCGCGTCAAGTCTATTGATGGCTTTCAAGGAGAAGAGGATGATGTAATAATACTATCAACAGTTAGATCCAACGGCAAGGGAGTTGTTGGGTTTCTTGCTGATAAGCAAAGAACAAATGTTGCTCTTACCAGGGCAAA GCACTGTCTTTGGGTTGTTGGTAATGCTCATACACTGTACAAAAGTGGAACTGTCTGGACAGACCTTGTTTCTGATGCTCAAAGACGTAAATGTGTTTTCAATGCCACTAATGACGCGGCCTTATGTAAGTTGGTTTTGCAAGTAAAGAAAGTGCTTGATGAACTTGAGGATCTTCTTAATGCTGATTCGGCTGTTTTCAGCAATACCAGATGGAAG GGACATGTGCTACTTTACACCATG GTCATTGTTAGCGATGAGTTTAGAAAGTCTTTCACCAAGCTGAAATCATCACAGCTCAGGAGGGAAATACTTCAAAAGCTTATTAAACTTGGTGATGGTTGGAGGACAACAGTTAGGAACTTGGATATACCTGGTGTTTCCCATCTTGCAAAAGCATACAAGATCAGGGACCTTTATCTTATTTGGAGTACTGACGTGGAGAAAAGTGAAGGAAG GAAACTGGAGGTTCCTATGGTTTGGGATGTTGAGCCTGATATTATTCGCTATAAGAAGGATTGCAGAGTTGATGCCCAGGAAGAGCTTGATCTAGTGGATACATCATATGCTATGGAAAATTCAAAAGTTCGCGAAAGCTTCTTGCTGATGAAATTCTACTCGTTATCATCTGGAGTGGCAAAACATTTGCTTACAGCTGCTGATGGTTCCGAAGTTGATATCCCCTTTGAATTGACTGATGAAGAGAAGATGATAATCCAATTCCCGCTCACTAGTTTTATACTTGGGAG GTTTGGCTCTGGTGATGTCTCTGATCAGCCTAGTATTCTTCATATGCACGACATCTTTGATGACCAGGAAGAGTTTACGGAAATACCTGACAATTTTAGCAATCTACCTCATGAGCATTATCCTCTTACTATAACATAtcgaaagttcttgatgatgcttgATGGAACATTCCGGATATCATTTTTTGATGTGATTTATGGTGAACTGAAGTCTAGCATTGATAGATGGCATTCAAACTCCCGGGCGCTGCAAACTTTTATTGAATCAAAGGAAGTTACCTATGAGAAATTTGCTGCTTCCTATTGGCCTCGTTTTAATGCAGACCTGTCGAAGAATCTTGATGCATCCACTGTCTTCACTGAAATAATTTCTCATATAAAGGGTAGATATCAAGCAAGCAACCCTTATATTGGCAAGCTTGGAAGACAAGATTATGTGATGCTCTCAGATAAAAGATTTTCATCTCTGAACAGTGAGAAGAGAGATAGGATTTATAATATTTTCAATACTTATGAGAGTATGAAATCCACTGCCAGAGAGTTTGATTTGTCAGATTTTTTCAACAGTCTTCACATCAGTCTTGTATCCGAGGGCTACAGTGGAGATCTGGTGGATTTTGTATACATAGATGAGGTGCAGGATCTAACCATGACACAGATTGCACTTCTTAAGTATGTCTGCAAGAACTTCAAGGAAGGCTTCCTTTTTGCTGGCGACACTGCACAGACTATAGCAAGGGGTATCGATTTCCGGTTTGAAGATATCCGTTCACTTTTTTACACTGCATTTCTATCAGAAACTGAGGTGTTTAATCAGGGAATTCAACATGGGAAACAAGTCCAACTCTCTGATATGTTCCAACTTACTCAAAATTTCCGCACACATTGTGGCATCCTTCACATGGCACAAAGTATCATGAGCCTTCTCTACTTCTTTTTCCCATCAAGTGTTGACAAGCTTAATCCAGAGACTGGACTAGTATATGGAGAAGCTCCCGTGCTGCTGGAGTCTGGTAATGATGAAAGTGCAATTATGGCTATATTTGGAGAAATCAAAAGTAAGCATGGTAACACGCATGCTGAGCAAGTCATATTAGTTCGTGATGATGCTACCAAAAAACAAATTGTTGATCTTGTTGGCAAACAGGCTCTTGTGTTGACTATTGTTGAATGCAAGGGCCTTGAGTTCCAG GATGTGCTGCTGTACAACTTTTTTGGCTCATCTCCTTTGAGGAACAAATGGAGAGTGCTGTACAGCTACATGAAAGATAAAGATATTATAGCACAGTCTGGGGAGATCTCTCATCCGGATTTCGACAGAAGCAAGCATCATCTTCTCTGCTCAGAGCTGAAGCAACTCTATGTTGCAATCACACGCACGAGACAAAGACTGTGGATATGTGAGAATACAGATGATTACTGTCGACCAATGTTTGACTATTGGAAAAAGTTGCGTCTTGTAGAGGTTAGATTACTTGATCCTTCCCTCATTCAAGCAATGCAGACAGGAAGCAGTGCTGATGATTGGAGACTACGGGGAACCAAG TTATTCAACGAGGGGCAATTTGAAATGGCTACAATGTGTTTTGAAAAGGCTGGtgatgcatacagagagaagtgggCAAGAGCTGCCGGACTTGTAGCAATTGCTGAACGTGCGACGTCCTCAAATTTGGAGAATGGCAAGGCTCCAATGCAGAAAGCATCAGAAATCTATGAGTCCATAGGCATGCATGAGAAAGCTGCTACATGTTATATCAAATTAGGCGACTACAAAAAAGCAG GTATGCTCTATATGCAAAAATGTGGTGCTTCCAGGCTTGAGGATGCTGGTGATTGTTTTGCAATGACTGAGTGCTGGTTAGAGGCAGCTAAAGTGTTCTTCAAAGCTAAATGTTACACCAAGTGTTTATCAATGTGCTCGAAAGGAAAACTATTCGATCTTGGCTTGCAGTTCCTGCAACAGTTGAAGGAGGAACATTTGCTTGAGAATTCAAAATCCTTGGAGGTTTCTGCTATTAGAAAGACTTATCTTGAAAGTTGTGCTCAGCATTATTCCGAGCACGGCGACATAAAGCATATGATGCCTTTTGTTAGGGCTTTCAGTTCTATGGATCATGTACGGGCATTCTTGAAGTCTAAGAATCTTCTTGAAGAACTGTTTAGCTTAGAGGTGGATAGGGGTAATTTCCTCGAAGCTGCTGGAATAGCAAAGCAAAAAGGACATATCATACGGGAGGTAGACATGCTTGAGAAGGCAGATAAGACTGAGGATGCAACGCGGCTTCTCCTCCTCCATATCATTGCAGATTCCTTTTGGTCTTCAAATAGTAGAGGGTGGCCTCCCAAAAGATATCCAGAGAAGGAACATTTGCTTGCAAGAACCAAAGAGATGGCGAAAAAGGTCTCCGAGTGCTTCTACTGCTTTGTTTGCCTGCAAGCTGATGCACTGTCAGATATGAACAAGTCTCTTCCCAGTTTAAATTGCATTTTTCTTGAAGGCAGAAAATGTGGAAACTTGTTCGCTGAATTTATTGCTTCCCGTTCGATTCTTCATGTTCATCTTCAGTCTCAAGTCTCTGGATACAATTTGGAATTAGGGCCAGGATCTGAAGATGAAAGTGGCTGTAATGATATGGTGGCTCGTAACCAGATATCACCCGAAACCCTAGCGTATGCCTGGAATCACTGGAAGTCAATCATAATCAAAGTACTATCTCATCTTCGCCACACTGATGGTCCAGAATTAAATGAGTATGAAGATCTTGCGCTAAGTACTTTGGGTTGA
- the LOC120973699 gene encoding uncharacterized protein, with amino-acid sequence MNSSWLSNAGRNSLQQDGKRCWLDILQYHSCAQSFLMNELSSVGFSVLKKLESIARISPKPASSYALVRTILIVKEIANFLEEPEFSMPKSTMKLRSFSVLWERRFFELIFLVWRDGARRSLSHILDSPVSYGLISDYIGANLQPTNRKLTHGHLGRTTILLVHAARLDDALISRLLQYLGNDSEWASFYRSLKSFLDAGVDTSLISNFRLALDFTFNSVEWRGELDYISPICYVGLMECLGFLSSAHLLQKGCGVYCTKSQLVNMLECRTSKVYLETCLASTSRPDYDLYQTIFDSGRFIFRTIMNILTDKKMLLEWVRRTSTPSSSYTEVLLRLVVTLYPLILTHDVGISYYKITNTLLECGVFEDLPRKFSQKILHALQMRPRAPSNLIRVVADALAAIGDRMVVMGPSKGPAICENINVDMISKEDLYDVPKIMAILCPEEGSSVKQEAALPENSDGNKLCNVAGNVPKAVHDTKVESTGEIDLRDESIAFWEMVETFQVNKEGQKDARSIIQFLRSAIPWLTDAQLLEEVRHICSEFEECSARTEKTTCLTVEDLYSMWQGGENKLQTIISFLRSARASTKEDGRRNEAAAVGQPQTDGADGQAGCSGKETESVKEEAATQKGAQKKKNKKKPKKPKGRGRK; translated from the exons ATGAACTCAAGTTGGCTGTCTAACGCAGGCAGAAATTCTTTGCAGCAAGATGGCAAGCGTTGTTGGCTGGATATCCTTCAGTATCATTCATGTGCCCAGTCTTTCTTGATGAATGAGTTGTCTTCTGTTGGTTTCAGTGTACTTAAGAAGTTGGAGTCCATTGCTCGAATTTCTCCAAAGCCAGCATCTTCGTATGCCCTGGTGAGAACCATCCTTATTGTGAAGGAGATAGCTAACTTTCTGGAAGAACCAGAGTTCAGTATGCCGAAAAGTACAATGAAGTTAAGAAGCTTCTCTGTTCTCTGGGAGCGTCGCTTCTTCGAGTTAATTTTTCTTGTCTGGAGAGATGGGGCGCGGAGGAGCCTCTCGCATATACTTGACTCACCAGTTTCATATGGTTTGATTTCTGATTACATTGGTGCAAATCTTCAACCAACAAATAGAAAACTGACTCATGGGCATCTTGGGAGGACAACCATCCTTCTTGTCCATGCAGCACGATTGGATGATGCACTAATTTCAAGGCTGCTACAGTACCTAGGCAATGATTCTGAGTGGGCAAGTTTTTATCGATCTTTGAAGAGTTTTCTTGATGCTGGTGTCGATACCTCCTTGATCTCGAACTTCAGGCTTGCTCTTGACTTTACCTTCAATAGTGTTGAGTGGAGGGGTGAACTGGACTACATATCCCCAATATGCTATGTGGGTCTGATGGAGTGCCTTGGTTTTTTGTCTTCAGCACACCTGCTACAGAAAGGTTGTGGTGTGTACTGCACGAAATCTCAGTTGGTCAATATGCTGGAGTGCCGCACCAGCAAGGTTTACCTTGAAACCTGCCTGGCATCTACTTCAAGACCAGATTACGATCTTTATCAGACGATCTTCGATTCAGGCCGTTTCATATTTCGGACAATTATGAATATCCTGACAGATAAGAAAATGCTTCTGGAGTGGGTCCGGAGGACTTCAACTCCTAGTAGTTCATACACTGAAGTCCTCCTGAGACTAGTGGTCACACTTTATCCACTGATCCTAACTCATGACGTGGGGATTTCCTATTATAAGATCACAAATACTCTTCTGGAGTGTGGAGTCTTCGAGGATTTACCTCGGAAGTTCTCTCAGAAGATCTTACATGCTTTGCAAATGAGGCCTCGCGCACCAAGCAACTTGATAAGAGTGGTTGCTGACGCACTTGCTGCAATAGGAGATCGTATGGTCGTTATGGGTCCGTCCAAAGGCCCAGCAATCTGCGAGAACATAAATGTTGATATGATTAGCAAGGAGGATTTGTATGATGTTCCGAAGATAATGGCCATTCTTTGCCCTGAAGAGGGAAGTTCTGTAAAGCAAGAGGCTGCACTGCCAGAAAATTCTGATGGTAACAAATTGTGCAATGTTGCTGGAAACGTACCTAAGGCTGTACATGATACCAAGGTGGAGAGTACTGGAGAGATAGATTTACGCGATGAGAGTATTGCCTTCTGGGAGATGGTTGAGACTTTTCAGGTCAACAAGGAAGGCCAG AAAGATGCAAGGTCTATTATTCAGTTCCTTAGGAGCGCCATTCCATGGCTGACTGATGCACAACTGCTGGAAGAGGTCAGGCACATCTGCAGCGAATTCGAAGAATGTTCTGCCAG GACGGAGAAGACAACATGTCTGACTGTGGAGGATCTGTACTCAATGTGGCAAGGTGGCGAGAACAAACTGCAGACGATCATCAGCTTCCTGCGTTCCGCAAGGGCGTCCACGAAAGAAGATGGCAGAAGGAATGAAGCCGCAGCCGTCGGCCAGCCGCAGACTGACGGGGCAGACGGCCAGGCCGGATGCTCAGGCAAGGAGACGGAATCGGTGAAGGAAGAAGCGGCCACACAAAAGGGGgctcagaagaagaagaacaagaagaaacCCAAGAAACCCAAAGGCCGTGGCAGGAAGTGA